The Salvia miltiorrhiza cultivar Shanhuang (shh) chromosome 1, IMPLAD_Smil_shh, whole genome shotgun sequence genome has a window encoding:
- the LOC131017621 gene encoding probable inactive receptor kinase At5g10020 — translation MQLIYFVLLLLVDLAVGESEVDALLELKKGIQTETLTKDFVSWDSNSLESDGCPKNWYGITCSNGHVTSISLNQLGLAGEFSFPAISRLQMLQNLSLSNNHFTGTLTRDIGVLESLQNLDLSSNLFAGSVPHQLTSLTNLALVNISLNRMGGEIPSGFANLRQLKYLDFHSNGFVGDVMSLLGQLGGVVYVDLSCNSFSGPLDLGTADPDFMSSVSHLNVSSNNLTGELFFPHDGIPYLDSLEVFDASDNNHITGNVPSFSLVVSLRVLKLRGNQLSGSLPEGLLQESSMVLSELDLSHNQLEGPIDSISSLNLRYLNLSSNRLSGPLPLRIAHCAIIDLSNNMFSGNFSRVESWGNYVEVIDLSSNHLTGAFPDQTSQFLRLTSFRISNNSLEGVLPPVLATYPELRVVDFSLNTLSGSLPSLFNSTKLVDINLSWNNFSGTVPTDALTPQNYSLLSLNLSHNSFTGQLPPELARFRSMVCLDLSNNLLEGGIPDDLPDTMTVFNVSYNNLSGVVPQSLQRFPSSSFHPGNGLLVLPDEASSSPKGGDSLSVRGHGSRMKSAIRAALIAGLVGGALVIAILTLLIYWRVRREGNKMASTDTGGKKVLSSAAIESGTQQRGDLSALQQGLKNLDNPESTRKKTEVVASPASMASSGNTSQSELPSALKVCSPEKLAGDLQLFDSSLKFSPEELSSAPAEPVGMSCHGTLYKAVLSSGHVLAVKLLKEGIAKGRKEFAREAKKLGNIRHPNLVSLQGFYWGPKEHEKLIISNYIDAPCLALYLHGTNPQTLPPLSLDERLKIALNVACCLTHLHTESAIPHGNLKSTNILIELPNKSALLTDYSLHRLLTAAGTAEQVLNAGALGYLPPEFTSTSKPCPSMKSDVYAFGVILLELLTGRSSADIIPGNPEVVDLAEWVSFMAVENRAVECFDSQILGAESAGSPLPKSLDDMLHVALKCTLPAAERPDMKMVFEELSSMAVS, via the exons ATGCAGCTCATTTATTTTGTGTTATTACTTCTAGTAGACTTAGCAGTAGGAGAATCAGAGGTTGATGCACTTTTAGAACTCAAAAAGGGAATTCAGACAGAAACCTTAACAAAAGATTTTGTTTCTTGGGATTCCAACTCATTGGAATCAGATGGTTGCCCCAAGAACTGGTATGGCATCACCTGTAGCAATGGCCATGTCACTTCAATATCACTCAATCAATTAGGCCTAGCCGGAGAATTCAGTTTTCCGGCCATTTCCCGTCTCCAAATGCTCCAAAACTTATCACTATCCAACAATCACTTCACCGGCACTCTAACAAGAGATATTGGTGTGCTCGAATCCCTACAGAATTTGGATCTTTCCAGCAATCTGTTTGCTGGTTCAGTCCCTCATCAGTTGACAAGTTTAACTAACTTGGCACTTGTTAATATCTCATTGAACAGAATGGGAGGGGAAATCCCCTCTGGTTTTGCTAATCTGAGGCAGCTCAAGTACTTAGATTTCCATTCAAATGGCTTTGTGGGAGATGTGATGAGCCTTTTGGGCCAGTTAGGAGGTGTGGTGTATGTTGATCTCAGCTGCAACAGTTTCTCGGGGCCGTTGGATTTGGGAACTGCTGATCCCGATTTTATGTCATCGGTTAGCCACCTGAATGTTAGTTCTAATAACTTGACAGGGGAGCTGTTCTTCCCTCATGATGGGATACCATACTTGGACAGCCTAGAGGTTTTTGATGCCAGTGATAATAATCATATAACCGGAAATGTACCTTCTTTCAGCCTTGTAGTCTCCCTCCGAGTTCTCAAACTTCGAGGCAACCAGTTGTCGGGATCATTGCCTGAGGGCCTCTTGCAAGAGAGCTCAATGGTCTTGTCTGAGTTGGACCTTAGCCATAATCAGCTTGAAG GTCCTATTGATAGTATAAGTTCTCTGAATCTGAGATATCTAAACCTATCCTCTAATAGGCTTTCTGGCCCCCTGCCTTTGAGGATAGCACATTGTGCTATCATAGATCTCAGTAACAATATGTTCTCGGGTAACTTCTCAAGAGTTGAGAGCTGGGGAAACTATGTCGAAGTTATAGACTTAAGCTCCAATCACCTCACCGGTGCCTTTCCAGATCAAACGTCTCAGTTCTTGAGGCTCACTTCATTCAGAATTTCCAACAACTCATTAGAAGGTGTTCTTCCACCCGTACTCGCCACATATCCAGAGCTGCGAGTGGTTGATTTTAGCCTCAACACGTTGAGTGGTTCTCTTCCTAGCTTGTTTAACTCCACCAAACTGGTTGACATCAACCTGTCCTGGAACAATTTTTCTGGGACGGTACCTACAGATGCACTGACCCCACAAAATTACAGTCTGCTATCTCTCAATCTGTCTCATAATTCTTTCACCGGCCAACTTCCCCCTGAGTTGGCCAGGTTCCGTAGCATGGTGTGTCTTGATCTGTCTAACAACCTTCTTGAAGGCGGCATCCCTGATGACCTTCCTGACACAATGACAGTATTTAATGTGTCTTACAATAATCTTTCTGGAGTTGTTCCGCAAAGCTTGCAGAGATTCCCATCTTCGTCGTTCCATCCTGGAAATGGGTTGCTCGTTCTCCCCGATGAGGCTAGTTCGTCACCAAAAGGTGGCGACAGCCTAAGTGTGAGGGGCCATGGTTCTCGCATGAAATCTGCTATCAGAGCTGCTCTTATTGCCGGCCTTGTAGGTGGTGCGTTGGTGATAGCCATACTAACTCTGCTAATTTATTGGAGAGTTCGTCGGGAAGGAAATAAGATGGCCTCAACAGATACCGGAGGGAAGAAAG TGTTATCCTCTGCTGCGATAGAGTCGGGCACTCAACAGCGGGGCGACTTATCAGCTCTGCAGCAAGGCTTGAAGAATCTTGACAATCCAGAATCAACAAGGAAGAAAACTGAAGTGGTAGCTTCTCCTGCATCAATGGCATCATCTGGTAACACGTCCCAATCCGAGCTTCCAAGTGCACTGAAGGTTTGTTCACCGGAGAAACTGGCAGGAGACCTCCAACTTTTCGACAGCTCCTTAAAGTTCAGCCCTGAGGAACTATCATCCGCGCCCGCAGAGCCTGTAGGAATGAGCTGCCACGGAACACTCTACAAGGCCGTGCTTTCCTCAGGCCATGTGTTGGCAGTGAAACTGCTAAAAGAAGGAATAGCGAAAGGAAGAAAAGAGTTTGCTCGAGAAGCGAAGAAGCTTGGCAATATACGGCATCCAAATTTGGTTTCTCTGCAGGGATTCTACTGGGGTCCCAAGGAGCATGAGAAGCTGATCATATCCAACTACATTGATGCTCCTTGTTTGGCACTCTATCTTCACG GAACAAATCCCCAAACGCTCCCTCCTCTGTCTCTAGACGAGAGGCTGAAGATTGCGCTCAATGTGGCGTGCTGCCTCACTCACCTCCACACAGAGAGTGCCATACCTCATGGCAACCTGAAATCCACCAACATCCTGATCGAACTTCCCAATAAAAGTGCTCTATTGACAGACTACAGCCTGCACCGGCTGCTGACAGCAGCGGGCACAGCTGAACAGGTGCTGAACGCGGGCGCTCTAGGCTACCTGCCGCCTGAATTCACTAGCACGAGCAAACCTTGCCCGTCAATGAAGAGTGATGTGTATGCTTTCGGGGTTATTCTGCTGGAGCTCTTGACTGGGAGAAGCTCTGCTGACATTATTCCTGGCAACCCTGAAGTGGTTGATCTAGCAGAATGGGTGAGCTTCATGGCTGTAGAGAATCGGGCTGTTGAATGCTTCGACTCACAGATTTTGGGTGCGGAGAGTGCAGGGAGTCCACTTCCGAAGAGTCTCGATGACATGCTTCATGTTGCTCTGAAATGCACCCTTCCTGCTGCTGAACGGCCCGACATGAAGATGGTTTTCGAAGAGCTTTCTTCGATGGCGGTGTCCTAG